One genomic segment of Theobroma cacao cultivar B97-61/B2 chromosome 6, Criollo_cocoa_genome_V2, whole genome shotgun sequence includes these proteins:
- the LOC18596095 gene encoding 60S ribosomal protein L28-1 isoform X2, which produces MATVPGQLIWEIVKKNNSFLVKQFGRGTASVQFSKEPNNLYNLNSYKHSGLANKKTVTIQSGGKDQSVLLATTKTKKQNKPSSLLHKSVMRKEFPRMAKAVKNQVWYCLHSNSNFLKVLSCGDEAITACPLLFYLFSPPSLRFSNLLLAAIIFSIILMWQTTTTGQI; this is translated from the exons ATGGCGACAGTTCCAGGACAGTTGATTTGGGAGATAGTGAAGAAGAACAATTCTTTTTTGGTGAAGCAGTTTGGAAGAGGAACCGCTAGTGTTCAGTTCAGCAAAGAGCCCAACAATCTCTACAATCTGAACTCCTACAAACACTCTg GGCTGGCAAACAAGAAAACAGTAACCATTCAAAGTGGGGGCAAAGATCAGTCTGTGCTGCTAGCAACAACTAAGACCAAGAAGCAGAACAAGCCTTCAAGTTTGCTTCACAAGTCTGTCATGAGAAAGGAGTTCCCCAGGATGGCCAAGGCAGTCAAAAACCAG GTGTGGTATTGCTtgcattcaaattcaaattttttgaaagttttatcTTGCGGTGATGAAGCAATAACAG CTTGTCCCCTACTGTTTTACCTTTTCTCCCCACCTTCCCTCCGTTTTTCCAACTTGCTCTTGGCTGCTATTATATTCTCAATTATATTAAT GTGGCAGACAACTACTACAGGCCAGATTTAA
- the LOC18596094 gene encoding aspartyl protease family protein At5g10770 produces MAFVWFLIFSLPLAIAVAPLLAELQENKLEVNQSGIHVKIYHVQGPESSLTPEFSLSFSNFLLRDEERVKALASIVAQDRGRGRGSTNSALSQRLGYWSSAKSLSIPLNPGLSIGTGNYYVRIGLGTPAKYYDVVMDTGSSFSWIQCEPCAVYCHSQADPVFNPSASTTYKYLSCAASECSSLKEATLNNPLCSTSNKCLYTASYGDSSYSIGYLSQDLLTLSQSQTFSNFVYGCGQDNEGLFGRAAGLVGLARDKLSMLAQVSSKYGYGFSYCLPTATSTDAGGFLKIGKPSLSTFKFTPMITDPHQNPSLYYLRLTSITVAGIPLRVAAAEYRVPTIIDSGTVITRLPRSLYSALRDAFVKIMSKKYAQAPAISILDCCFLGTVKTMSAAPEIQMMFQGGADLTLGASNVLIQADKGVTCLAFAGWSQTAVIGNHQQQTFEVAYDVSDSRIGFAANACH; encoded by the exons ATGGCGTTTGTTTGGTTTCTAATTTTCTCTCTGCCACTTGCAATTGCAGTGGCACCTCTGCTCGCAGAACTCCAAG AGAATAAGTTGGAAGTCAACCAGTCTGGCATACACGTTAAGATCTATCACGTTCAAGGGCCTGAGTCTTCTCTCACCCCAGAATTCTCCTTATCCTTCTCCAATTTTCTCTTGCGTGATGAAGAACGTGTTAAGGCTCTCGCTTCCATAGTAGCCCAAGACAGAGGCAGAGGCAGAGGCAGTACAAATTCCGCTTTATCCCAGAGATTAGGGTATTGGTCAAGTGCAAAGTCTTTGAGTATCCCACTGAATCCAGGTTTATCCATCGGTACAGGGAACTACTATGTCAGGATAGGCCTTGGAACTCCGGCCAAGTACTATGACGTGGTCATGGATACAGGCAGCTCCTTCTCCTGGATCCAGTGTGAGCCTTGTGCAGTATACTGTCACAGCCAGGCAGACCCTGTTTTTAATCCCTCTGCATCTACGACATACAAATATCTCTCATGTGCCGCCTCTGAGTGCTCTTCACTCAAGGAAGCAACTTTGAACAACCCTTTATGTTCGACTTCAAACAAGTGCCTATACACGGCCAGCTATGGTGATTCATCATACTCAATTGGCTACTTAAGTCAAGATTTACTGACTTTATCACAATCCCAAACCTTCTCCAATTTCGTATATGGATGTGGGCAGGACAATGAAGGCTTGTTCGGAAGGGCAGCTGGGCTAGTAGGACTAGCCCGTGACAAACTCTCCATGCTAGCTCAGGTGTCCTCCAAATATGGATATGGTTTCTCTTACTGTCTGCCCACAGCTACTTCTACTGACGCTGGAGGTTTCCTGAAAATAGGAAAGCCTTCTCTATCAACATTCAAGTTCACTCCCATGATCACAGATCCTCATCAGAATCCTAGTTTATACTACCTAAGGTTGACATCTATAACTGTGGCAGGTATCCCTCTGAGGGTGGCTGCTGCTGAGTATAGAGTCCCAACCATCATAGACTCTGGAACTGTCATCACACGCCTGCCTAGGTCTTTGTATTCTGCCTTGCGAGATGCCTTTGTAAAGATCATGTCCAAAAAGTATGCGCAAGCCCCAGCAATTTCGATATTGGATTGCTGTTTCCTGGGGACTGTCAAGACTATGTCGGCGGCACCTGAGATTCAAATGATGTTTCAAGGAGGAGCTGACCTCACTCTTGGTGCTTCCAATGTGCTCATACAAGCTGATAAGGGAGTTACATGCTTGGCCTTTGCTGGATGGAGCCAAACAGCCGTTATTGGAAATCATCAACAGCAGACGTTTGAGGTTGCTTACGATGTGTCTGATTCAAGAATTGGATTCGCGGCTAATGCCTGCCACTGA
- the LOC18596095 gene encoding 60S ribosomal protein L28-1 isoform X1 — protein sequence MATVPGQLIWEIVKKNNSFLVKQFGRGTASVQFSKEPNNLYNLNSYKHSGLANKKTVTIQSGGKDQSVLLATTKTKKQNKPSSLLHKSVMRKEFPRMAKAVKNQVWYCLHSNSNFLKVLSCGDEAITGGRQLLQARFNESSPCKVECCEQESEGCQVWCQEEEQTSFEDPRKEVK from the exons ATGGCGACAGTTCCAGGACAGTTGATTTGGGAGATAGTGAAGAAGAACAATTCTTTTTTGGTGAAGCAGTTTGGAAGAGGAACCGCTAGTGTTCAGTTCAGCAAAGAGCCCAACAATCTCTACAATCTGAACTCCTACAAACACTCTg GGCTGGCAAACAAGAAAACAGTAACCATTCAAAGTGGGGGCAAAGATCAGTCTGTGCTGCTAGCAACAACTAAGACCAAGAAGCAGAACAAGCCTTCAAGTTTGCTTCACAAGTCTGTCATGAGAAAGGAGTTCCCCAGGATGGCCAAGGCAGTCAAAAACCAG GTGTGGTATTGCTtgcattcaaattcaaattttttgaaagttttatcTTGCGGTGATGAAGCAATAACAG GTGGCAGACAACTACTACAGGCCAGATTTAACGAAAGCAGCCCTTGCAAGGTTGAGTGCTGTGAACAGGAGTCTGAAGGTTGCCAAGTCTGGTGTCAAGAAGAGGAACAGACAAGCTTTGAAGATCCGAGGAAGGAAGTGAAGTAG
- the LOC18596095 gene encoding 60S ribosomal protein L28-1 isoform X3: MATVPGQLIWEIVKKNNSFLVKQFGRGTASVQFSKEPNNLYNLNSYKHSGLANKKTVTIQSGGKDQSVLLATTKTKKQNKPSSLLHKSVMRKEFPRMAKAVKNQVADNYYRPDLTKAALARLSAVNRSLKVAKSGVKKRNRQALKIRGRK, encoded by the exons ATGGCGACAGTTCCAGGACAGTTGATTTGGGAGATAGTGAAGAAGAACAATTCTTTTTTGGTGAAGCAGTTTGGAAGAGGAACCGCTAGTGTTCAGTTCAGCAAAGAGCCCAACAATCTCTACAATCTGAACTCCTACAAACACTCTg GGCTGGCAAACAAGAAAACAGTAACCATTCAAAGTGGGGGCAAAGATCAGTCTGTGCTGCTAGCAACAACTAAGACCAAGAAGCAGAACAAGCCTTCAAGTTTGCTTCACAAGTCTGTCATGAGAAAGGAGTTCCCCAGGATGGCCAAGGCAGTCAAAAACCAG GTGGCAGACAACTACTACAGGCCAGATTTAACGAAAGCAGCCCTTGCAAGGTTGAGTGCTGTGAACAGGAGTCTGAAGGTTGCCAAGTCTGGTGTCAAGAAGAGGAACAGACAAGCTTTGAAGATCCGAGGAAGGAAGTGA
- the LOC18596092 gene encoding uncharacterized protein LOC18596092 — MDEHRTEAVDRISDLPEPILHHILSKVEATDAARTSVLSKAWKSIYDSFPVVVLDELFIEEYVKSYELSSEERQKYLSNLEQFRTRYNVHIRGVGADEEKGKLLAMMIIREKFMLLSNNSLKRINQQKELLSIKKFRFRIFHLDDEFASVIDNWVGLVTERNIEELDIDLGCTFLPVCDYPKPTYHLPQAILAAKSLTVLKLGGCRLDLPFTAGSTRFPSLQQLHLCSVHLDEQILDNLISTFPCVQIFALENFWELFYFRISGLGKLKMVELSSMHWNLKEVNIEAPSLETLDFCDELRSSICKVNLDACQNLKKLHLRHANLSDQLLQELISKLHLLETLNISYCDRLERVKILSHKLKSLSIYHCERIADVNIDSPNLCSFSFNGSKETTPSISLINNLISQLGVRVYFDLHRDKNCGAEWLLSFRQFLANFGRIEDLYLCLPPHKDSFIQQELPDVSVPPPSEVTSLKLLICATPRSLYYAALVNGLFWSCRPKTLKIWRVVDWHFGLIRWWNNQIDKMELILVLALLVHQYAHRFASMQFLLNKLKNREDVQCCNANAIKRWEDEVEDVKIRIKTEIEYEMPHWTDFLHAMPTTHYGKNVYFDFKWQQSSTC; from the exons ATGGACGAACACAGAACGGAAGCTGTCGATCGCATCTCTGATCTACCTGAGCCAATTCTTCATCATATACTATCTAAGGTTGAAGCAACAGATGCAGCTCGAACTAGCGTCTTATCCAAGGCCTGGAAAAGCATATATGATTCATTTCCGGTGGTGGTTTTAGATGAACTCTTCATTGAAGAATATGTCAAATCATATGAGCTCAGCAGTGAGGAAAGGCAGAAGTACCTGAGTAATTTAGAGCAGTTCAGGACTCGTTATAACGTGCATATACGAGGGGTTGGGGCTGATGAGGAGAAAGGCAAATTACTAGCGATGATGATTATCAGAGAGAAGTTCATGTTGTTATCAAACAATTCGCTTAAGAGAATAAATCAGCAGAAAGAGTTGCTTAGCATTAAAAAATTCAGATTTAGGATTTTCCACCTGGATGATGAGTTTGCCTCTGTCATTGACAATTGGGTAGGATTGGTAACAGAGAGAAACATCGAAGAGCTAGATATAGATCTCGGTTGCACATTCTTACCAGTATGTGATTATCCAAAACCAACATACCATTTGCCCCAAGCAATACTTGCTGCAAAATCACTAACTGTCTTGAAGCTAGGCGGATGTAGATTAGATCTCCCCTTTACAGCAGGTAGCACAAGGTTTCCTTCCCTCCAACAGCTACATCTATGCTCAGTTCATCTAGATGAGCAGATACTGGACAACCTTATCTCCACTTTCCCTTGTGTTCAAATCTTTGCTCTTGAGAACTTTTGGGAGCTTTTCTATTTTCGCATTTCTGGACTCGGTAAACTTAAGATGGTTGAGTTGTCATCAATGCATTGGAACCTCAAAGAGGTTAACATTGAAGCACCAAGCCTTGAAACTTTGGACTTTTGCGATGAGTTAAGAAGTTCCATATGCAAGGTCAATTTGGACGCATGCCAAAATCTGAAAAAGTTACATTTAAGACACGCCAATTTAAGTGACCAATTATTGCAAGAGCTTATCTCTAAATTGCACCTGCTTGAGACTTTGAATATAAGCTATTGCGATAGGTTGGAAAGAGTTAAGATTTTGAGTCATAAGCTGAAAAGCCTAAGCATATACCATTGCGAGAGAATTGCAGATGTGAATATTGACTCTCCAAATCTGTGTTCTTTCTCATTTAATGGCAGTAAAGAAACAACACCCTCCATCTCTCTAATTAATAATCTCATTTCTCAATTGGGAGTTCGTGTATATTTCGACTTACATCGCGACAAAAATTGTGGAGCCGAATGGCTCCTTAGTTTTAGACAGTTCCTAGCAAACTTTGGGCGGATAGAAGACTTATACTTATGCCTCCCTCCCCATAAG GATTCTTTCATTCAACAAGAGCTGCCAGATGTTTCAGTTCCTCCACCAAGTGAGGTCACCTCTCTGAAGCTGTTAATTTGTGCAACTCCAAGGTCACTCTATTATGCTGCCCTTGTCAATGGCCTGTTTTGGAGTTGTCGCCCCAAGACTTTAAAAATATGGCGTGTAGTGGACTGGCACTTTGGTCTCATTAGG TGGTGGAACAATCAAATAGACAAGATGGAGCTCATACTTGTGCTAGCTTTACTTGTTCATCAGTATGCTCATCGATTTGCTTCAATGCAGTTCCTGTTGAACAAGCTGAAAAACAGAGAAGATGTACAATGCTGCAACGCTAATGCCATCAAAAGGTGGGAGGATGAAGTGGAGGACGTTAAGATTAGGATTAAAACCGAAATTGAATATGAGATGCCTCATTGGACTGACTTTTTACATGCAATGCCCACGACGCATTATGgtaaaaatgtatattttgatttcaaaTGGCAACAATCATCCACATGTTAA